The genomic region ACCGGGGTCAAGGTCACCCGCCTTGCCCATGGCGTACCCGTTGGCGGTGAACTTGATTATCTTGATGACGGCACATTGGCGGCAGCCTTGCGGTCAAGAAGCTCGGTCTAGTCAGCAATCACGTAGTTAGCAAAAAGGGCGGCCTTGGCCACCCTTCATGTCTTCGCAAACCCTGTGTCGCGATTATTCAAACCATTTTGAGCTGAAATTAAAGAACTTCACGGCCAAAGGATTGGATAATCCCGCCCTAAGATGCAGCCTTGATCTTCTCTGCTGCCAAGCGGGTTGCCAGCTCATAGCCATAGGCACCGGCACCGGCCATCACCGCATCGGCGACTGAGCTGATCCAGCTGGTATGGCGGAATTCTTCGCGGGCATGCGGGTTGGAAATGTGCAACTCGATGATGTAGCCCTCAAAGGTCTTGAGCGCATCATGGATCGCGATCGAGGTGTGGGTATAGGCCCCGGCATTGATCACGATCGCGGCTGATTTCGTGCGCGCCTCGTGGATCATGTCAATGATCGCACCTTCATGGTTGGACTGGCCAAACCGCACCGAAACGCCAAGTTCCCTGGCGAGCACAGCACACTTTTCCTCGATCGAGGCCAACGTGTCATAGCCATAAATCTCTGGCTGTCGCTGCCCCAGCAGGTTCAGATTCGGTCCGTTGATGACTAGAATTTCCTGCACGCTCATTTCCTTGTTCCCGCCTTTATCCGCTTGGGGCCGTGTGGTTATTTCGCCGCCTCACCACGACGGTTCATCCGTGTCTGTGACGCAAGCCGGATTGGCGCATTGGCCGCCCCGAAGCCACGATACGCGCGACGCTCGACCAATTCAAAGAAGAATCGGTTGGCAAAGGTTCGCGTATAGGCCTGATAATATTCGCCTTCATCATCGCGATCATAAAGAATATTGCGTGCACGCAAACGATCAAGCAGTTCCGGTTCCAAGCCAAAACGTGCTTCGATGTCGTCATAATAGTTTTCCGGGATCGGCAGAATTTCGACCCCATGTGCCATGCAATAATCAACCGATGCAAAGATATCGTCGCTTGAAAACGCCAGATGCTGCACACCGCTGCCAAAGAATTCATTGAGGAACTGGGAATGCTGGGTGTGCGGGCTTTGCGATCCATTGAGGATCAAACGCACCGCATCGCTTTGTACCACCTGACTTTGCACAAGCCCGCCCGGATCCGGGATATCAAGGGTTGGCATTTTGCCAAGATCAAAGATCGAGGTGAAA from Thalassospira indica harbors:
- the aroQ gene encoding type II 3-dehydroquinate dehydratase; this translates as MSVQEILVINGPNLNLLGQRQPEIYGYDTLASIEEKCAVLARELGVSVRFGQSNHEGAIIDMIHEARTKSAAIVINAGAYTHTSIAIHDALKTFEGYIIELHISNPHAREEFRHTSWISSVADAVMAGAGAYGYELATRLAAEKIKAAS